A stretch of DNA from Carya illinoinensis cultivar Pawnee chromosome 12, C.illinoinensisPawnee_v1, whole genome shotgun sequence:
GTATGAATGTCTGTTAAATGGGACCAGTAATGCCTTTCAATCTTTGCCATCATACAGTGGGTAAGCAGACGTGCTTCTAAGTCTTCTTACTTTTTctgtttccttcattttttttttttttaatatgtcaaTAATTTGATTTTCTGATCTTTTGATTTTCAAGTATGATTTCTTAATTGCAAGAAGATGACAGATGATCGTGCGTCTGGCATACTATTTAAAGAATTTCTGACTCAGATTAACTCAGAAGGCTTAGCGTAGACAAATATGGTTCTAAAGGTAGCCTTACAGTCACGTTTAGCTAAAGTTCACATTCAGAGATTTATTATTGCTTTCACCATGTCTTTCAAGTAATTTTCTTGTTCTGTTCTAGTTTTCTTAGGATCGTCTTATCATTATTGTTTTGGTTCATTTGTCTTGCCAGGAAAGCAAAGTTTTGGTCCTTTTGTTATTGATTATAGCCTTCTTGGACTGTTTGCTAAGACATATTGGCATGTGTATATTACTGCTTGCTGGTCACATTCCACATACAACCTAGCTAGGCAATCTGAGGTCAAAAGAAAAGTTTTGGTCCTTTTGAAAGCCAATTAGGCCATACCATAAACTGTTACCCACGATCATGAAATTTTATGGATTATTTAATGAGAGCTTTTGAAGATATGCTTGACTAAATTACTGCAGTTCATATTATTGATATCACAGCTCCTTATGTGGTTTCTGACAAAGTCACAGACCTATAAAGCTTCCTAAGGGGCATTTCCCCACAAACAGCCTTTGGGAATTCAAGTTGTAATTACACCATGATTTATTAAAGCTTCCACATTTGAACTTGAATTCGAAATTGAGAAACCATAAATATACTGGGAATTTCTTTCATTGTTTCTAGTTGTGCAATTACATTTCACCTTTTTGATGCTACAATCCTCTGATGCAAGATTGTACATTCACTCTCTAGGTGGAGATAATTTGAGAGGCAAGTAAAAAGCTGAAGAGGAGAGGCCCACTTGCTTATGCTCTTCTAAGACTTAGGTGCCACCCCAGACCAATAAGTTTCCTGTCATTGGGAATCACATCTTTCTAGCCTGAAGGATCTCTCTTCCCACTCTCCTCCACATGCTTCCCCCCATATAACATTATACTATTAGGACGCTAGTATTCTGGTTAAATGAAGGGAAATTAGAGGAAACAGTTGATTAAAATGCTTGTTATTGTTCATCATAAGCATGCGTCTGATTCTCTCACTGCTTCTTCTTATACTGTTTTAAAAATTCATGTCACTTCTTCTTGATCCTTGCATTTTGTCCTTTTCTCTCTTTAGGaggaaatatatttttaaaaattccttTTCACTCTTTAATGTACTTCTTGGAGCCAATGGAATAGGGTCTGAACTGAAAAGGGGAAAGGGAACAACTTGGTAAGAAGTCAGACTCTTTTCAGCatgatttgattttaaaaaaatggttcTGTAGATTTTTGGTTAGCTCCTTTTGTAAGGCACTAACTTGTCGTTGTGTCTATGATTACCCCTGGAAAAGCATTTGGAGAGTTAAGGTACCTGGTAAGGTGGTGTTTTTCTGTTTGTTGGTGTCTCTTGGTAAAATTCTAACCACGGATAACTTAAGAAAGCATGGAATGTGTGTAGTagattggtgcttcatgtgcaagAGAGATGGTGAATCTATtaaccatctttttcttcattgtgaggtggccaagactttgtggaatgagatttttggtaggACGGGTAttactacttataaaaaaaagaaagaaagataaagaacGCTCAAATGGGAGAACTTAGGGAGTTTTTCTTTAGTACCTTGAGTTGTTGGGCTAAGGCTCTTGTATTGAATGGAgataattttcttgttttgctTTAGTCTTTTTATGTTTCTAGTGTGAATGTAGGtatttcctcttgtatacttcttgtgtacttgggttttgcctattcttagtaatgaaattctcttattaattgtgaagaaaaaaaaattgcttgttTTTTATGGTTTATATCTCTAATTTGAAATATGTTCCTAAAACATGTTCAGAAAAACAAATGTTTTGCCATGACCTTGTTCATGATGCTGCAATGTTGTAAATACTCTCTTTTAACACTTCCAACCAATCTCTTCTTGATGCAGAGAGAAGAGTTTTAGCACACAGCTTGGGCAAACAAATGCTTATGTAACAGTAGGGCCATTTCCAAGCAATTATTACAAGGTAAGGGTGCTCTTTCAGAGAACATGCCAGCTTATAGACActtaaaattgttagaattgcTTGTGTCATTGGCTGCTGTTACTTCCACTCCTTTTCTTGACGTTTACTGGAATTATTTGCAAACGGTAGGTCGAAGCTCAACACACTGTATACATAAGGCAAGGCTGCTGACTTTGTGAAACCTTGGGTTTTAGCCATTTTTCTGTTAGAATCTGTTTTCATTGTGTAGCCCATGTGCTActgctactctctctctctctctctctctctctctctctctctctcaatatttgAAATCGGCTGGACTTTCCAAACTACCTATGTATGATGTTCAACAAAGAAAGCTGGATTTCTAATGCTTCAAGTCATAAGAGTGCCAGATTGAGATATTTACGTTCTTAACATGATTCCTtgtacatgtttttttttttttttttataaggataGACACTTGATTGAATAATTACCCATGTTAGACAGGTGTGCTAACTATCTCACCTGATCATGTTCATATTCCCTTAAAATGAAACACATTTAACCTGGTTATTTATCTTGCCGTTTGTTACTAGAGTCCTAGTGAGCTCAATTGGACCCCCACTGTTGTGCATTACTAACTTTTCTCTGTTCATCCACCATTCAAAACTTGTCCCAGAAACTTCtataaaaaactttaaaaagaaaagttaatCCTTCTGAGGCCCCAATTAGGCATTTTTTACTCGCTAGTTATGCTATAATGGAAATTATTCCTACTGTTCTTTTTGCATATTGCATGCAGGAAGGAAAAGTGTGAAGCTTTAAATTTCTAGTGGAGAGAAGAATATGGCTGGTTTAAAATCAGCCAAATGCAGCCTATCGTCCTCTGTTTTCGCATTTGAGCTTTGGATGAGCTGcgaaaagaattttatttatttttattggcactgggtgttCAAGAACAGTGTCCCGACTAATCTCGGgagtgcacaggccctcggcgaggagtttcccgcaagtgcacctcgggtaattcaaggggaaaatctCTCAGTCCAATGGttcctagaaattgtttgcacccaaggagatttgaaccttagacctggggggAGCATACCCTCAAGCCTAAgtcctttaccacttgagccaacacCTAGGGGTTGAATTGTCTTCTATACTCAACAAATCAGCATCACAAGTGCTCAGAAgccaaattcaataaaacaggCAAGTTTTATCATAAGTACTCAGTAGTTGAGTTAACTTTTTGTACCAATCCTCTATTTGTTTCAATAATGTTTTGATCTGTTGAGCTTGTAGCTCTTGCATCTAAAATAGTTGTCTCAAAGTAAGGAAAACCACAGATAACATATTCATTTGCCGACCCTAAACTAAAGAAAAGGCCAAAAGGGGTAGAGGATAGAGACAAGGGGTGGGGTGGAAGGGGATTTTAATAAGCAATGCCAAGGGTAAATCTTTTGTATACGAAAAATAATGCTATTTTCATGAATTTTTGTTCTGATTTTAAACTTTGATGTCCATTGTCCACCCTTGAATGTGAAAATTAAGTTCAAATATGATGATGGTGATGTGAGAAAGGCGGGAATTAAGGTTTGGGTAATATTTCTGAAACGAACGAATTAAAATGAGAATTATACTTACTACTAGGAACCTGTAGCAATTTTAATCTCTAGAGCTTAGCAACTCAATTGCTCATTCCGTTGCTGCAATTGCTTGTCATTCCTGAACAACCCATCAACCTGAACTATATTTTTTGCAGTTGGAGAAAATCATTGGGAAATTGAAGGCGAAGAAGTAAAGAAGCAGAATTCTTTGAACAAGTTGAGAAGTACTCCAATTCCGTTCTGACCAATCAAGTGAATGAAGAACGGGGAAGTCAACATAGAGCTACCAAGAAGGCTATCGGTCTCATACGTGGATGAGTAAATCAAAGTGGGGATTACACTCTCACGTATGTTTCTAACCTGGTAAATATTAAGTTAGGACAGGTGATCTTGATTGCTCCCACAGTTGAGTTTCATTCCCCCCAGGGGGTTTTTTCtctgttctttatttatttattctttattcattatttcccttcccttcccttcTTTCTTTATCTCCGAAAAGAGAAGGTAGGTTGGGATGGCATTGGCTACCAACAAAATAGTtggaaaagaaatattatttgtgaatttttaCCTCAAAATGGAAGGTGTTATTCTCTTCGATGTTATATGGGTCTTCTTTAGCAGAATGAAGAACCTCGACCTTCCTATCACTGCCCAATCTGCCGGCTTTCACGCCCCATCATTCGAGCTTGAACCCCCGACCTCCCTCGATGCCCACAATCCCAACGGTGATGATGAATGATGGGTGGCTAAATTCGATTCTTTGGCAGAGCTCTGGTGACTCAATCGACGTAAAAGTTAGCAGCTGCATGCAGCACtagaaaaaagtagaaaaaccGAGCCTAAATGATCACAAAATTTATGGTTTTGTGGTCAAAGTCGGGAACAGCTTCTTCCTACATTAGGGACAAATCAAATAGTACCTAATTAGGACataatttaaatgtaattgttaAATACTCAAATGCAAGTCCCATTTACGGCAGGCCTAGAAAACGAGGTTTGCTCACATCTCTCTCTAGAAAATGAGGTCTTGTTTGTATAACAAggtattttcaaatatttttttgtcaaaCATCACTCATTCAcaatataattttcaattttttcttttaatcattactttattatttatccaaacacaaaatcaactttttcaaacttccaaactaAGGATATTATGTAGGATGACGGGATTACCCCCTTCCCGCACCCCACTCCCGCATGTGTGGAGGGTTGTGTTTGCCCCCGAGATATGCCCACATCAAGGGCAGGCCCCCCGTCCATCACGGCACCACCCACTGATGATTGtggggagagaaaaaaaatacaaattcacaaTAAAAAGTcaagatccaaaaaaaaaaatccaaaccgaaatacaaatttacattttataacaaaaactATCTTAGACTACCatttaaaacccaaaaaaaatcctaaCTGAAATACAAATTTACATTTCACAACAAAAACTATCTTAAACTACTATTTAAAATCCTTACCAAACAATAAAACAATCCatcagggagagagagaagattgcGGCGGGGCGGGGGATTTAGGTTTagggaaatgctacacatcatctcacaccacacattttatatattaaaataatattttttatttttatttttattttttatttcattttattcttattaaactaattaaattattctatttatcatctacacactacatatttattatagaaaaaataaaaaaaaattaaaataagtgtggtgtgtgaagtgtgagaatgataagaagaattttccttaGGTTTAACCTCAccccaaaataataatgtttcaTCCTCtgtttaaataagataaaataaaaaactaaatttgTTAGCAAAACGACATAGTATTGGTagcaaatttaaatatatatatatatatatatatatatatttacataattgAGCTAGGCTTAAAGTCCAACTCGAGATGAGGAGGGGGTTAGGCTTGGGCCAAACCACCTTCCACCCCCACTGCTAGTGCCCTACCGCCCacctatattttaaataaaacacaaaaaataatataatttttttaaatttcaacataacaattattttaaaattttataatatttttattcaactttttttttttctaaaaaaattcaataaaatattttaactcaaatcaaacaattttactattattcataaattatttcattattatttataaatattttaagatattacAAATGTCCAAACGAGCTCAATCATGCCATTAGAGCATCAGTACATAATAAGGAACCTACTTCgagtattaattaaaaaataataatattattattatttattcttctAATCATATTCAATTCATATTTGAAGTTGACATTAAAAATTTGATGGATAAGTgagaattagaaaataaatttttcaataagagataataaaataatgatgactaaaataattaaaaatattagttttctttAGATAAAGCAGAAtgtgtgttatttttttaatcccaaGACATTTTAAAGAAGAATAATACTATAATCATAAAATGCGCaaacattttataataattttgaaaaaaaatgagatttattattatcattcaTACAGGTTAGGATTGTACACTAACGTATTAGCATTGGTTTCGGTGCAAAAATGAGATCCGATATGGGAGAAAGCTGTTTAGAACTGGTCGAAATCGATTGACTGTGGGAGGGAAATCGATCTCTACGTGCATTTGCACGATCTTTGGTTTGTTGTCGGCGTTTCTATGAAATAGTTTATTAAAACTATTTCAAGACGACGTACTATAtgtgtttctttttttaacctCCAGATTCCAAAACAATGTCGTTtcacttaaattttatttatttaaatgaaacggtgccgttctatatacatatattccaaaataaataaattaaataggaTTGACCGGTTCAGTGATTTTCCAAGAGTTCAAACCAGCACCGATTGCCGATATCGGTTTTCTCAATTATTCTCTCGCCTGCCGATCGGTTCCTTATTGGTTCTGTGCTCCAGTGGCTGGTCAGATCGATTGTTAGTCGATTTCGACGATTCTTGTACAACCCTAATACGggtactttatttatttattttttaaaaataaattatgcaatgcTGAGAAGTTACACATTCAacgtttgaaatatatatatatatatatatttttttttttttaaaaaaaaaaatgtgaagacTCATACCTTGGGCCTGAGAGAGTCCGATTACCCGACCCTTTCACTGTTCACAGGCtcacttaaaacttaaaaagacCAAAGAGATCGTCAGGACTCAGAATAACCTTTGTTATTCGAAGCCAGGCCTTGCGAAGTTTCGACCCTCTCTTTCAGACTTTCAGTCGCCTCTCCGTCGCCCTCCTTCTGCGTATCACCCCTAGGATTTGTTCCGATTCTCCGAATCAAACCAGGATTCATCGActgtatttttttgtatatCCTTCTCTTCCTCTACTGCTCTGTTCCCAGATTTCCCGTCCCCCTCGCATCACCtatataatgattaaaatttCTTCGCCCTGCGTGACCTCCATCGTTGTCCTTCAGAATCTTCGCGTATTGGGTCCTGGTTTGAATCCTATCACACCTTACTGCATCGCCAATCATTCCTTCCTCTCCGCCTCTCGCTAAGTCTGCTCTCCCCACCtacttttcttgtttttgcAACTAAGTTTTCCCAAAAAGCGTATGGAATTTGCTGTCTTCTCGGTCTTGAGGATATTACCGAACTGAAAATTGCAAAAAATTGATCTGGGAGTTTCTTGATCGCGGGCCTTGTACTGTTTGAAAATCTTACGATTGTTCCCATATATACGTACATATTGGCTTTGAGGAGATTACTTTGGTGCTTTTTTCCTGGGAAGTATGCCACAGGAGCAGGTGGGTTCTGCTCGTCGGAGCTTTTCGAGGAGGAGGTCGTTGAGATCTGGTGTAAATAGGGATGATAGAGGATGGACTCTGCTCCATATTGGTGCTCGTAAAGGTGATGTCAAGGAGGTAAGATTTCTTTCTTTGCTTCACTTTCTTAAACTCTAGGATAATTCTGTGACCTGAATTGAGCCTTtgggattgattttttttttttaaatgcatatTAAAGGTTTTGTATgtttgctttttctattgatacGTAACTTGTTTGGATTTAATACAGGACCTGATATGAGGGTAACTCAATCCTTGTGAACTCCTTTTGCACGTTTTCAAGTTATATAATACACTCATCTTACGAGAGCTTTAGCTATAaggttttgaagtttttttttttttttgggagcaTGTGGTGAGAGACTTCCGATTATGATGTTCACTGTTATAACGCTTAAGAGATAAGAATATTGTACATAGAAGACTTAATGATGCTTTGTGAACTGTTACCGCTAATGGACTGTGCTTTatgtcctttatttttttttcttgtacttATCCAAAATAAAATCCCTTCCTTTGTTCGGATAATTTAGTTTCTACTTATCAACAACAATGAGGGGAGCAAAAACTCATTTTTAGAAACTTTTTTATGTGCTGAAGAATATTCTGAAAACCTGCGTAGAATATGATGGTTTTAGTGAGAGACAAAGGTATCATCAATAGCAGGAATCTATATTCCGGGCAAATGAGCTTTAGATCAGGGAGGATGGAGAGGCCATTGGTATTAGAACTACCGGGTGCTTGTGTTAGGAATTTCATTACTATCGTACAATAACTCAGGATATGTAATTATATCAATAACTCTTCTTTTTactctacttatatatatatatatatatataaagacaaATTTGTGTAGAAAGTCTTCCataaaacattattataaaACTTGAGTTTCTTTTTCACGGTAATCAGCCAGCTGAACatcttcattttattatttatatttcctaAACCGTAATCCAAACCCATTTCATCTTTGATTGTTGACAAGACAATGGAATCTACAACAACAAAAGGACACAGATAATGCCAATCTTTCTGTAAGTGTGAAGCTTTGAGAATGGGTTATCAATTTGGTGGGTGGAAACATTATTGAATAAGAATAGAGAGAAAATAGATGGCTTGAGGAAGTTCATATGGTGTAAGCCATGTTAGTTATGCGATTGGAGAGGGATCtaggatctgtttttggtttgatatttggtgtggtgaACAAGCTCTCAATGGGGTGTTTCCAGTCATCTTTCGCCTGGTTTCTGATCGGCATGCCTCTGTTTCAGATCTGTGTTAGTTCGTTCTAATGGTTCTTTTCAGTGGGATGTTTGTTTTGCTAGAGCTGTACAGGATTGGGAAATTGATAAAGTTTCagcttttttcagttttttataCTCTTTGAGGCTTAGTGGTACTGATGGGATGGTATGCTGTGGAGCTCCAAGGGGAGCAAAAAGTTCACAGTTTGATGATATTATAAGCTGTAGACATTTCATAATAGTTCTCCGTTTCCTTTGAACTGTATTTGGAGGTCTCACATaccttccaaagttgcttttttcACATGGACTGCTTCTCTTGGGAAAATTTTGACGACGGACAATTTGAGGAAGTGTGGTTTATTGTTATGGACTGGTATTTCATGTGTAAGAAGCATGGGGAATCAATGGATCAGTTacttttgcattgtgaggtggtAAGGGCGTTATGGGATGGAATTTTTTGTAGAATTGGTTTGGCTTGGGAGAGTGGTAGATCTTCTTGTGTGTTGGAACGGGCTTCATGGTTGCTCTCAAGTGGATGCagcttggaagatggttcccttgtgtcttatgtggtgtatcTGGATGGAAAGGAATGATTGGTATTTCAATGATAAGGAGCGCACTTTGGAGGAACTTTGGAACATTTGTGCACACATTACTGATTGGTGTTTTTAACCTGAAAGCTAGTAACAGTTAAACTGTGTTGCTATCCTAATAAATTTGCAATTTTAATCTGGCTAAAGAGAAGTCGATTTAAtttaagttaatttatatttttctgagTAGTTgagttaattttatttgaaacagGTGAAACGACTTCTTGATGAAGGGATGGATGCGAATTTGGCTGCCTGGGGCTCCAAATCAAAAGGAGTGACCCCCCTCCACCTTGCTGCCGAGGGTGGTCACCTTGAGGTTATGGATGAATTGCTAGAACGTGGTGCTAACATTGATGCTAGAACTTTGGGTGCTTGTGGTTGTAAGTCAATTCATCTCATAGATAAAGCGGTTTCAGTACCCCTCCtgtcttttcttccattttctccAAATGAATAAATGATTTTGAATTCAGATGGacgatatttatttttctttgtttttggttaAACCCAGGGACACCACTTCACAATGCAGCTAAAGAAAGGAGGAAGGAAGCAGTGAAATTCCTGATAGAGAATGGTGCATTCTTGGCCGCTGACATCAATGACGGCAGATTTAATCCACCCCTCCATTACTGCACTGGTCTTGAGTGGGCTTATGATGAGATGGTGCGCTTTAGGCAAGAGAACTCATCAGCTGGTGAGACTTCCTCCAGCTCAGAGAGCTGAAAATGCCCTCATTGCCATGGCCTCGTACTGTTACTTTTGTTTTGACTTGGTGTTTATCGCATTTACTTGAAAT
This window harbors:
- the LOC122290224 gene encoding phytochrome-interacting ankyrin-repeat protein 2-like, with protein sequence MPQEQVGSARRSFSRRRSLRSGVNRDDRGWTLLHIGARKGDVKEVKRLLDEGMDANLAAWGSKSKGVTPLHLAAEGGHLEVMDELLERGANIDARTLGACGWTPLHNAAKERRKEAVKFLIENGAFLAADINDGRFNPPLHYCTGLEWAYDEMVRFRQENSSAGETSSSSES